A window from Candidatus Nitrosotalea sinensis encodes these proteins:
- a CDS encoding arginine--tRNA ligase, translating into MTLRLLFDQIRLDVKQACDTLGYTQVDFDISEASRPEFGDVSCNIGFLLAKILKKKPFDIAQTLAQECKKTLGIYVSDVSAHNSGYLNFTANYQLLIPQVIKSSLDTNYGQIDLGKNSKMVIEHTSVNPNKALHVGHVRNIIIGDTIARILDKASYDVSVLNYVDDSGLQVADIIVGFKYGGYSDKPPEGQKFDHYCGDVVYVKITERYEIDKHLAEMRSHVLKELEEGTSEIAKFGDDITRRVLEEQLKTCWRLGVTYDCLNFESQIIRSQLWSMVFEKMKSMGIADLEQEGKNAGCWVIKADDEEDKVLVRSNGTATYVAKDIPYAAWKLGILEDPFYYKHYAIQKTGKVLWQTTLDNKDAKMHFTGDRVITVIDSRQSRLQKIITRIMSDFKSKPDSYVHLGYESVTLSPATAKTLDLDTGGKSIQMSGRKGIYVSADYVLDILSSRTFSETKKRNPELDEMNLVKISEQVAIGALRYSMIKQDLDKIITFDLTESLSLEGDTGPYIQYAHARALRILEKSGKTLNFDANLALLDTIYEKDLTKIIGKFDLQVEDAAKNLSPKIISKYCYHLAVSFNAFYEHVKVLTADSEDIINARLCLVYSFKETLAKALRLLGIDAPERM; encoded by the coding sequence ATGACTCTTCGACTACTATTTGATCAAATCCGGCTTGATGTCAAACAAGCTTGTGATACTCTTGGATATACACAAGTTGATTTTGATATATCTGAAGCATCAAGACCGGAGTTTGGTGATGTGAGTTGCAATATTGGATTTTTGCTTGCAAAAATACTAAAGAAAAAACCATTTGATATTGCACAAACACTTGCACAAGAGTGCAAAAAAACTCTTGGCATCTATGTATCTGATGTGTCTGCACACAATTCGGGCTATCTCAATTTTACTGCAAATTATCAATTATTGATTCCACAAGTGATCAAATCTTCTCTTGATACAAATTATGGACAGATAGATCTTGGAAAAAACTCTAAGATGGTAATAGAACACACAAGTGTAAATCCAAACAAAGCACTACATGTAGGACATGTACGAAATATCATAATAGGAGATACTATTGCAAGAATTCTTGACAAGGCATCATATGATGTAAGTGTGCTCAACTATGTGGATGATTCCGGTCTACAGGTAGCAGATATCATAGTGGGTTTCAAGTATGGGGGATATTCTGACAAGCCTCCTGAGGGACAAAAATTTGATCATTATTGTGGGGATGTAGTATATGTCAAAATAACTGAGAGATATGAGATTGACAAACATCTCGCAGAGATGCGTTCTCACGTGTTGAAAGAACTTGAAGAAGGCACATCTGAGATTGCCAAGTTTGGAGATGATATAACTCGTAGAGTACTTGAAGAGCAACTAAAAACATGCTGGAGGCTTGGAGTTACTTATGACTGTCTTAATTTCGAGTCTCAGATAATTCGCTCCCAGTTATGGTCGATGGTGTTTGAAAAAATGAAATCGATGGGAATTGCAGATCTAGAACAAGAAGGAAAAAACGCTGGTTGCTGGGTAATAAAGGCAGATGATGAGGAGGATAAAGTGCTGGTTCGAAGCAATGGGACTGCCACTTATGTTGCAAAAGATATTCCGTATGCTGCTTGGAAGCTTGGAATTTTAGAAGATCCATTTTACTATAAACACTATGCAATTCAAAAGACAGGAAAAGTATTGTGGCAGACCACCCTTGATAACAAGGATGCAAAGATGCATTTTACCGGAGATAGAGTAATAACAGTTATTGATTCTCGCCAATCACGATTACAAAAAATCATTACTAGAATAATGTCTGATTTTAAATCAAAACCTGACTCCTATGTTCATCTTGGTTATGAATCAGTTACATTGAGCCCTGCAACTGCCAAGACCCTTGACCTTGATACTGGCGGAAAATCTATTCAAATGTCAGGAAGAAAAGGAATCTATGTTAGTGCAGATTACGTTCTTGATATCTTGAGCTCTAGAACGTTTTCAGAGACAAAGAAAAGAAATCCTGAACTTGATGAGATGAATCTTGTGAAAATATCTGAACAGGTAGCAATTGGTGCACTACGATATTCGATGATAAAGCAAGATCTCGACAAAATAATTACATTTGATCTTACTGAATCGCTCAGCCTTGAGGGTGATACAGGACCATACATACAATATGCACATGCACGTGCATTGCGAATTCTTGAAAAATCCGGTAAAACTCTTAATTTTGACGCAAATCTTGCTCTGCTTGATACCATATATGAAAAAGATCTGACAAAAATTATTGGTAAATTCGATTTACAAGTAGAAGATGCTGCAAAGAACTTGTCTCCGAAAATAATTTCTAAATATTGCTATCATCTGGCAGTATCTTTTAATGCATTTTATGAACATGTCAAAGTTCTTACTGCCGACTCTGAAGATATCATAAATGCAAGATTATGTCTTGTCTATTCCTTTAAGGAAACGCTTGCAAAAGCATTACGTCTTTTGGGAATAGATGCGCCTGAAAGGATGTGA
- a CDS encoding phosphoglycolate phosphatase has translation MKPKIFAIDIDGTITDNKGGRVDLDALAALRYLVKMGHKVIYVTGRSSVEAYVLSVFGGTTRIAVGENGGIITSGPNEHKLIGNKQECIKAFEFLKTKIPEAIEKPVFPRITEVVLERNFDVILGKKLFAEHNLDVQITDSQYAYHINSKGVNKANGFLEVMNMFSAKKEDVIAIGDSETDVPLFKLAGTSVALGNAPVDVQSQATMSVPGHAGDGMIEALEAIQLKLLVE, from the coding sequence ATGAAACCAAAGATCTTTGCAATAGATATTGATGGTACTATCACTGATAACAAAGGAGGACGAGTTGATCTTGATGCACTTGCAGCCTTGAGATATCTGGTAAAAATGGGACACAAAGTAATCTATGTTACAGGAAGATCTTCTGTTGAGGCATATGTTCTGTCTGTCTTTGGAGGCACAACTAGAATTGCAGTGGGAGAAAATGGTGGAATTATCACTTCTGGACCAAATGAGCATAAACTAATTGGCAACAAACAAGAATGCATCAAGGCGTTTGAGTTTTTGAAAACAAAAATTCCAGAAGCAATAGAAAAGCCGGTATTTCCTAGGATTACAGAAGTAGTACTTGAGAGAAATTTTGATGTAATCTTGGGCAAGAAGCTTTTTGCCGAACATAATCTTGATGTACAAATAACTGATAGTCAATATGCATATCATATCAATTCAAAAGGTGTAAACAAAGCAAATGGATTTCTTGAGGTAATGAACATGTTTTCTGCGAAAAAAGAAGATGTTATTGCAATTGGAGATAGTGAAACAGATGTACCATTGTTCAAATTAGCAGGAACAAGTGTGGCGCTTGGAAATGCTCCTGTCGATGTACAATCTCAAGCAACCATGTCAGTGCCAGGACATGCTGGTGATGGAATGATTGAAGCCCTTGAAGCAATACAGTTGAAACTATTGGTAGAATGA
- a CDS encoding DUF504 domain-containing protein — MVRKGKIAEIFSKALYDDNPELYQVGYVDLGNIKEVTLAEFCKLSENFEIIPATRIAYIKKENMTLYLKTDNTKS; from the coding sequence ATGGTACGAAAGGGAAAGATTGCTGAAATTTTTAGTAAAGCTCTATACGATGACAATCCGGAATTATATCAAGTTGGATATGTTGATCTAGGCAATATCAAAGAGGTGACACTTGCAGAATTTTGTAAATTATCTGAAAATTTTGAGATAATCCCTGCCACTAGAATTGCATATATTAAAAAAGAAAATATGACGCTATATCTCAAAACTGACAATACAAAGAGCTAG
- a CDS encoding OBG GTPase family GTP-binding protein — MGIPEKIQAIKDEMSKTQINKATEHHVGLLKAKLAKLRREQEEVKSRSGGSSVGFDVKRTGDATVVFIGLPSVGKSTLLNRLTGAKSAVGAFQFTTTTVVPGMMEHRGAKIQVLDLPGIIKGASTGKGLGKRVLAVAKSADLVLIVLDVFQPYHEDVIRTELGNIGIRLDQKPPDIVIEKTGDGGIAVSQQVPLTKMSINLMKDILRVYGINNGRVLVREDVDSEQLIDFISGNKFYVQSLTIMNKIDLVNQGFVNELQQKSKSKFIPISADSDININALKDAIFDRLDFIRIYMRPKGGETDYKEPLIIRNKSTVLDICNKLHRDLKKDFRYALVWGKSVKFGGQRVGINHTLQDEDVLTIVKAR, encoded by the coding sequence ATGGGAATTCCAGAGAAGATTCAAGCTATCAAAGACGAGATGTCAAAGACCCAGATCAACAAGGCTACTGAACATCATGTAGGTCTGCTCAAAGCAAAACTTGCCAAACTTCGTAGAGAACAAGAAGAGGTAAAATCAAGATCAGGTGGAAGCTCTGTAGGTTTTGATGTAAAAAGAACTGGAGATGCTACAGTTGTATTTATAGGCCTTCCAAGTGTAGGTAAATCTACATTACTTAACAGATTGACAGGCGCAAAATCAGCAGTAGGGGCATTTCAATTCACCACTACCACAGTAGTACCAGGCATGATGGAACATAGAGGGGCCAAGATACAGGTATTAGATTTACCAGGAATCATCAAAGGAGCATCTACTGGAAAAGGTCTTGGAAAAAGAGTTTTAGCAGTAGCAAAAAGTGCAGATTTGGTGTTGATAGTACTTGATGTGTTTCAGCCATATCATGAAGATGTAATTAGAACAGAATTAGGAAACATCGGTATTCGTTTAGATCAAAAACCTCCAGACATTGTAATAGAAAAAACAGGGGATGGAGGAATTGCAGTTAGTCAGCAAGTACCACTTACAAAAATGTCAATCAATCTAATGAAGGACATATTGCGAGTATACGGAATAAACAATGGCAGAGTACTAGTAAGAGAAGATGTTGATTCAGAGCAACTTATAGATTTCATATCGGGCAACAAATTTTATGTTCAATCTCTTACCATAATGAACAAAATAGACCTTGTCAACCAAGGCTTTGTAAATGAATTACAACAAAAATCAAAATCCAAATTTATTCCAATATCAGCAGATTCTGACATTAACATAAACGCACTAAAAGATGCAATATTTGACAGACTTGATTTCATCAGGATATACATGAGACCCAAAGGAGGAGAAACAGATTACAAGGAACCTTTGATCATAAGAAACAAATCTACAGTATTAGACATTTGCAACAAGCTGCATCGAGACCTCAAAAAAGATTTCCGATATGCGCTAGTATGGGGCAAGAGTGTAAAATTTGGCGGACAGCGTGTAGGCATAAACCACACATTACAAGATGAAGATGTTTTAACAATAGTAAAAGCAAGATAG
- a CDS encoding collagen-like protein, protein MSSKGNTIEITGESPFKLSSGVFEVQIALCDTPPSSDEIKRRSFHSLWKDSFHLRVKDKQFSQILGSTRNPLPDSVFQRGTVWVVVIDQFSSIHTSFQIDVPRTNLEHVASTVNESDVVPHFTKSDSESIQKQKPVMVHYGERGSRGPSGPMGPPGPMGQPGPMGPPGVQGPPGPMGVQGDKGPPGPPGDKGDKGPPGPPGDKGDRGDKGPIGDKGITGDKGPPGPPGPPGDKGPHGTIGDKGDRGDKGPIGDKGITGDKGPQGDKGPRGDEGEKGERGDKGDKGDKGDKGLTGEVGPIGEKGPTGPPGPQGDKGIIGPPGDQGPKGPPGPPGDKGLPGPQGPQGDKGLTGPQGPPGEKGPQGPQGPPGEKGLTGIPGPQGDKGPRGLPGPSGDQGPRGTPGPVGPPGPQGIQGPQGEKGTTGPQGTPGDKGPPGIQGLPGPVGPLGPQGPPGEKGPQGVQGPQGDKGLTGPQGPAGDKGQQGPQGPQGTPGDQGPRGPPGPPGDKGPTGFSEQERALITQLLEILSSKNVITTEQQIKLMSFLY, encoded by the coding sequence ATGTCGTCAAAAGGTAATACTATTGAAATCACGGGAGAATCACCCTTCAAACTCTCCTCTGGTGTGTTTGAGGTTCAAATTGCATTATGTGACACTCCTCCTTCATCTGACGAGATAAAAAGAAGAAGTTTCCATTCTTTGTGGAAAGACAGTTTTCACTTGAGAGTAAAAGATAAACAATTTTCTCAAATTCTTGGATCTACAAGAAACCCATTGCCTGACTCTGTATTTCAGAGAGGAACTGTTTGGGTTGTGGTGATTGACCAGTTTTCGTCTATTCATACTAGTTTCCAGATTGATGTTCCACGAACTAATTTGGAACATGTAGCAAGTACTGTAAATGAATCAGATGTTGTACCTCATTTTACTAAATCTGATTCTGAATCTATTCAAAAGCAAAAACCTGTGATGGTGCATTATGGTGAAAGAGGATCAAGAGGACCTTCAGGACCTATGGGTCCACCGGGTCCTATGGGACAACCAGGACCTATGGGTCCACCGGGAGTACAAGGTCCTCCAGGTCCGATGGGTGTACAAGGTGACAAAGGTCCTCCAGGTCCTCCTGGCGACAAAGGTGACAAAGGTCCTCCAGGTCCTCCTGGCGACAAAGGTGACAGGGGAGACAAGGGACCAATTGGAGATAAAGGAATTACAGGTGACAAAGGTCCTCCAGGTCCTCCAGGTCCTCCAGGTGACAAAGGTCCACATGGAACAATAGGTGACAAAGGTGACAGGGGAGACAAGGGACCAATTGGAGATAAAGGAATTACAGGTGATAAAGGTCCACAAGGTGACAAAGGTCCACGTGGTGATGAAGGAGAAAAAGGAGAACGTGGCGATAAAGGTGACAAAGGTGACAAAGGCGACAAAGGATTAACTGGGGAAGTTGGGCCTATTGGAGAAAAAGGTCCTACTGGTCCTCCTGGTCCACAAGGTGATAAGGGCATCATTGGTCCTCCGGGTGATCAAGGTCCTAAAGGTCCGCCAGGTCCTCCTGGCGACAAAGGATTGCCTGGTCCACAAGGTCCACAAGGTGATAAAGGATTAACTGGTCCGCAAGGCCCTCCTGGAGAAAAAGGTCCTCAAGGCCCACAAGGCCCTCCAGGAGAAAAAGGCCTAACAGGAATTCCAGGTCCCCAAGGTGACAAAGGTCCACGAGGTCTTCCAGGTCCAAGTGGTGACCAAGGTCCGCGTGGTACTCCTGGTCCTGTTGGTCCTCCAGGTCCACAAGGAATTCAAGGTCCACAAGGAGAAAAAGGTACAACTGGTCCACAAGGTACTCCGGGTGACAAGGGTCCGCCCGGAATACAAGGGCTTCCTGGTCCAGTAGGTCCGCTTGGCCCACAAGGCCCTCCCGGAGAAAAAGGTCCTCAAGGTGTACAAGGTCCGCAAGGTGATAAAGGATTAACTGGTCCTCAGGGTCCAGCCGGTGACAAGGGTCAACAAGGCCCTCAAGGTCCTCAAGGTACTCCGGGTGATCAAGGTCCACGAGGTCCTCCAGGTCCTCCAGGTGACAAAGGTCCAACTGGATTTTCTGAACAAGAAAGAGCTCTCATCACGCAACTACTTGAGATACTATCATCAAAAAATGTCATTACGACTGAACAACAAATAAAATTGATGAGCTTTCTATACTAG
- a CDS encoding tetratricopeptide repeat protein, whose protein sequence is MTVKKLFGDKKEEEPKISKKTDIKIPEESTNTKLTDPNYNRTKHYKKGVSLMADERMEDAARAFEDALRIDPGHVDSLLKLGYTRFHMNDLAGALEQYNKVHEIDVTNAEAWNLKGLIYYRQKNYDKALDCVEKAIDSNPTDGMSWYNKACYHSLLNHIPESIEALKRSIEIDVKNAKKAVKDKDFDNIKTDEGYRRIVEVVVLESVRQGYHKVGQIVWTTMIGKLEVEDAARKLVEKGLLIKAEKNLGLQKVEEYEIVPELAEKIGVEKKGFFGTAKKSQPIVIQNLKEINEAVHAVKIAIENGDTKEIISKLDVFIEPSKKGGQMIEYFFEEHRDIRLFKVRLTDKGSEYLQTNKQKMMDLFNNIEMMITKKLRNEAAQNS, encoded by the coding sequence ATGACCGTGAAGAAATTATTTGGAGATAAAAAGGAAGAAGAACCCAAGATAAGCAAGAAGACAGACATCAAGATTCCAGAAGAATCTACAAACACTAAACTAACAGATCCAAATTACAACAGAACCAAGCATTACAAGAAAGGAGTGTCTTTAATGGCAGATGAAAGAATGGAAGATGCCGCGCGCGCCTTTGAAGATGCACTACGTATAGATCCAGGACATGTAGATTCTCTACTCAAGTTAGGATACACACGTTTTCACATGAATGATCTAGCAGGAGCATTAGAGCAATATAACAAAGTACATGAAATTGATGTCACAAATGCAGAAGCTTGGAATTTAAAAGGTTTGATTTACTACAGGCAAAAAAATTATGACAAAGCATTAGATTGCGTAGAAAAAGCAATAGATTCAAACCCAACAGATGGAATGTCTTGGTACAACAAGGCATGTTATCATTCTTTGTTAAATCACATTCCAGAATCAATAGAAGCACTAAAGCGTTCAATTGAAATTGATGTGAAGAATGCAAAGAAAGCAGTAAAGGACAAAGATTTCGATAACATCAAGACAGATGAAGGATATAGAAGAATTGTAGAAGTAGTAGTTTTAGAATCAGTCAGGCAAGGCTATCACAAAGTAGGACAGATAGTATGGACTACGATGATAGGTAAGCTTGAGGTTGAAGATGCTGCAAGAAAATTAGTAGAGAAAGGATTACTTATCAAGGCAGAGAAAAACTTAGGCCTACAAAAAGTAGAAGAGTATGAAATAGTTCCAGAGCTTGCAGAAAAGATAGGTGTTGAGAAAAAGGGCTTTTTTGGAACAGCAAAAAAATCACAGCCAATTGTAATACAGAACCTCAAGGAGATAAACGAAGCAGTTCACGCAGTCAAGATAGCAATAGAAAATGGAGATACCAAAGAAATCATTTCAAAATTAGATGTTTTCATTGAACCGTCAAAAAAAGGCGGGCAGATGATAGAGTATTTTTTTGAAGAACACCGAGATATACGACTCTTCAAAGTGAGGCTTACAGACAAAGGATCAGAGTATCTTCAGACAAACAAACAGAAAATGATGGATCTTTTCAACAATATTGAAATGATGATCACAAAGAAGCTTAGAAACGAAGCGGCCCAGAATTCATAA
- a CDS encoding sulfurtransferase, producing the protein MSREKSVSVTIDSDRLRSEIRDKSVKVLDIRKEDDYKQGHIPGAINLPLASLLADDSPEKVLQYAKSFGIGDETPVVVYDDTFGALASRVAWTLEYIGHENVSLLDITYSTWKKLGLETNSDIPSFNKSDHSLKLQPQILATSDYLVPAKEKGAILIDNRERLNFLEQHIPGAINIPYRMLASGQNVLRPKDDLKRLFENRNIRHDSEIITYCGSVGTLSGLGYYALKSLGMNNVKLYVRSFKEWKSLDKPIEKQKDANYWDLSAE; encoded by the coding sequence TTGAGTCGTGAAAAATCTGTGTCAGTGACAATTGATTCTGACAGATTGCGTTCTGAAATACGAGACAAAAGTGTCAAAGTCTTAGATATTAGAAAAGAAGATGATTACAAACAGGGACATATTCCAGGTGCAATAAATTTGCCCCTTGCAAGTCTACTTGCAGATGACAGTCCTGAAAAGGTTCTACAATATGCCAAATCTTTTGGAATTGGTGATGAAACACCTGTTGTAGTGTATGATGATACTTTTGGAGCTCTTGCTTCTCGTGTTGCTTGGACTCTAGAGTATATAGGACATGAGAATGTGTCACTTCTTGATATTACATACAGTACCTGGAAGAAACTTGGTTTGGAAACAAATTCTGATATTCCATCATTTAACAAAAGTGATCATTCTTTGAAACTACAACCTCAAATTCTTGCTACTTCTGACTATCTAGTACCGGCCAAAGAAAAGGGCGCTATATTGATAGATAATAGGGAAAGACTCAATTTCCTTGAACAACATATACCGGGAGCAATCAACATTCCTTACAGAATGCTTGCATCTGGACAAAATGTATTAAGACCGAAAGATGATCTGAAGAGATTATTTGAAAACAGGAATATCAGACACGACTCTGAAATAATCACATACTGTGGAAGTGTGGGAACTCTTTCTGGCCTAGGCTATTACGCACTAAAGTCACTTGGCATGAATAATGTAAAATTGTACGTACGCTCGTTTAAAGAGTGGAAATCTCTTGACAAGCCAATTGAGAAACAAAAAGATGCTAACTATTGGGACCTGTCTGCCGAATAA
- a CDS encoding nitrite/sulfite reductase — protein MSNASISQSKSDAPKHKINWGRLEEAERFADMVKLYRQGKINRDDFRRFRLQHGAYGSRMTDDYSMIRLKLPAGEVYPEQLEKIADLSEQFSIGSAHVSTRQNFQLHWVALEDVSEVLRGLAESGMTTREACGNSVRSIMCSPLAGVCPDEVFDPTPYARAATKFLLRNPLSQALPRKFKINFTCCEKHGMARMVDIGLIPQQVEENGVPQRGFKIFLGGGLGAQSFAGHQLELFTPEEELLYTIVSVIRIFDRLGNRENMARARMRYLVNDMGWEKFQNLVLKERAMVKMLLSVVVKLDVDKTPDMLRKISISSEMPSVPQGYSRWVKSNTMKQKQSGFNAVFLTLESGDITSNQLRVIADIAREFAADGQIRNGFTQDIVFRWVRDEDLPRLYSKLLEVGLANPGALTMASVVGCSGTTSCNLALTNSHRLAKEVQRKFLELKIDEDDDLRNSTIKISGCPNSCGQHEIATIGFYGGGGRLGKDMYPLYTMSLGGRSDEDTTLGHTCTKVPAKRVIPTILKIIEIFKSEKRSGETLDIWIKRIIEGDGGKNVKSLDDVKELLKPVVMVPTKDTDEDFYADYGSDGSYHTKTGRGECAA, from the coding sequence TTGAGTAATGCTAGCATAAGCCAATCAAAATCAGATGCTCCAAAACACAAAATCAATTGGGGAAGATTAGAAGAAGCAGAACGATTTGCTGATATGGTAAAACTGTATAGGCAAGGAAAAATCAACCGTGACGATTTTAGACGATTTAGGTTACAACATGGTGCATACGGTAGTAGAATGACTGATGACTACAGCATGATTAGACTAAAACTTCCCGCAGGTGAAGTCTATCCTGAACAACTTGAAAAAATTGCAGATCTGAGTGAACAATTCTCAATAGGCAGTGCACACGTTTCTACACGACAAAACTTTCAACTTCATTGGGTTGCTCTAGAAGATGTATCAGAAGTATTAAGAGGTCTAGCAGAATCTGGAATGACAACCAGAGAAGCATGTGGAAATTCAGTAAGAAGTATAATGTGTAGTCCTCTTGCAGGTGTATGTCCTGACGAGGTATTCGATCCTACTCCTTATGCCCGAGCTGCTACCAAGTTTCTCTTAAGAAATCCATTATCTCAAGCACTTCCAAGAAAATTCAAGATTAACTTTACTTGTTGTGAAAAGCACGGCATGGCAAGAATGGTTGACATTGGCCTAATTCCGCAGCAAGTAGAAGAAAACGGAGTACCGCAAAGGGGATTTAAGATATTCCTCGGAGGTGGACTGGGAGCACAATCTTTTGCAGGACACCAACTTGAACTATTTACTCCTGAAGAAGAATTATTGTACACTATTGTATCTGTAATCAGAATATTTGACAGATTAGGAAATAGGGAAAACATGGCAAGAGCAAGAATGCGTTATCTTGTAAATGACATGGGTTGGGAAAAATTCCAGAATCTTGTACTCAAAGAAAGAGCAATGGTGAAGATGCTTCTATCGGTAGTGGTAAAATTAGATGTTGACAAGACTCCTGACATGTTGAGAAAAATATCAATTAGTTCTGAAATGCCTTCTGTCCCACAAGGTTATTCAAGATGGGTAAAATCTAATACTATGAAACAAAAACAATCTGGATTCAATGCGGTATTTCTAACACTAGAGTCAGGAGACATCACATCAAACCAACTTAGAGTGATTGCAGACATTGCAAGAGAATTTGCAGCCGATGGTCAAATACGAAATGGTTTTACACAAGATATTGTATTCCGATGGGTTAGAGATGAGGATCTTCCTAGATTGTATTCCAAGCTATTAGAAGTAGGTTTGGCAAATCCCGGTGCTCTCACAATGGCATCTGTTGTTGGTTGTTCTGGAACTACTTCGTGTAACTTGGCTTTGACAAATTCTCACAGGCTTGCAAAAGAAGTGCAGCGAAAATTCCTTGAATTAAAGATTGATGAAGATGACGACCTTAGAAATTCTACCATAAAGATAAGTGGATGTCCTAACTCTTGTGGCCAACATGAGATTGCAACCATAGGATTTTACGGTGGTGGAGGAAGACTTGGTAAAGACATGTATCCATTATACACAATGTCCCTTGGAGGAAGATCTGATGAAGATACTACTCTTGGTCATACATGTACAAAGGTTCCAGCAAAACGTGTAATTCCAACAATATTAAAAATAATAGAGATATTCAAATCTGAAAAAAGATCAGGAGAAACATTGGACATTTGGATAAAAAGAATTATCGAAGGAGACGGAGGTAAAAATGTAAAGTCTCTTGACGATGTAAAAGAATTGCTCAAACCTGTTGTGATGGTTCCTACAAAGGATACCGATGAAGACTTTTACGCAGACTATGGAAGTGATGGGAGCTATCACACAAAAACAGGAAGAGGCGAATGTGCAGCTTGA
- a CDS encoding sulfide-dependent adenosine diphosphate thiazole synthase yields the protein MQKATLREDEAPKIFADSREVDITRAIANEFHSVLIDRSDCDVIVIGAGPAGLTASRELSLMGFKVLVIEQNNYLGGGYWLGGYMMNPVTVRAPAQKVWDELGIPYKQISEGLFLTPGPHAVSKLIAAACDAGVKFLQLTKFDDLVLKNGRVSGIVVNWMPVSALPRNITCVDPVALESKMVIDASGHDSVAVKRLVDRKLVEWKGMDPMWVDDGENRVVYKTGEVYPGLVISGMSVTETYGLARMGPTYGSMLLSGKKAAEVTAAKLKELRR from the coding sequence ATGCAAAAAGCAACTCTGAGAGAGGACGAAGCACCAAAGATTTTTGCAGATTCAAGAGAAGTTGATATTACAAGAGCTATTGCCAATGAATTTCATTCAGTATTAATAGACAGATCAGATTGTGATGTCATAGTAATAGGAGCAGGTCCTGCAGGTCTTACTGCCAGCAGAGAGCTTTCACTAATGGGATTCAAGGTACTTGTGATAGAACAGAACAACTACCTTGGAGGAGGATATTGGTTAGGGGGATACATGATGAATCCAGTGACAGTAAGAGCACCGGCCCAAAAAGTTTGGGATGAACTAGGAATTCCATATAAACAAATTTCAGAAGGCCTATTTTTGACACCTGGTCCACATGCAGTATCAAAACTGATAGCAGCGGCATGTGATGCAGGAGTCAAGTTTCTGCAGTTGACTAAATTTGATGATCTAGTTTTGAAAAACGGTCGTGTTTCTGGCATCGTTGTGAACTGGATGCCAGTATCAGCACTTCCAAGAAATATCACATGTGTAGATCCAGTAGCGTTAGAATCCAAGATGGTCATTGATGCATCAGGTCATGATTCTGTTGCAGTAAAGAGACTCGTTGATAGAAAACTTGTAGAATGGAAAGGCATGGATCCTATGTGGGTAGATGATGGCGAAAACAGAGTAGTATACAAGACAGGTGAGGTATATCCAGGATTAGTCATTTCAGGAATGTCTGTCACTGAAACATATGGGCTTGCAAGAATGGGTCCAACATATGGTTCCATGTTATTGTCAGGTAAAAAAGCAGCAGAAGTAACAGCCGCAAAATTAAAAGAATTAAGAAGATAA